In Streptomyces sp. NBC_01707, a genomic segment contains:
- a CDS encoding DEAD/DEAH box helicase, which produces MTTTASHHLSPAFPGRAPWGTAGKLRAWQQGAMEKYIQEQPRDFLAVATPGAGKTTFALTLASWLLHHHVVQQITVVAPTEHLKKQWAEAAARIGIKLDPEYSAGPVSKEYHGVAVTYAGVGVRPMLHRNRCEQRKTLVILDEIHHAGDSKSWGEACQEAFDPATRRLALTGTPFRSDTNPIPFVAYEEGNDGIRRSSADYTYGYGNALADGVVRPVIFLSYSGNMRWRTKAGDEIAARLGEPMTKDAIGQAWRTALSPTGDWIPNVLSAADKRLTEVRKGIPDAGGLVIATDQESAREYAKILKKVTGEKVTVVLSDEKAASKKIDKFSEDDSRWMVAVRMVSEGVDVPRLAVGVYATTISTPLFFAQAVGRFVRSRRRGETASVFVPTIPMLLDFANEMEVERDHVLDKPKKGSDEENPFSEEDKLLADAERLEDEETEEQLPFEALESDAVFDRVLYDGAEFGMQAHPGSEEEQDYLGIPGLLEPDQVQLLLQKRQTRQIAHSRQKPAGEADLLEKPAEARPVVTHKQLLGLRKQLNTMVSAYTHQSGKPHGVIHTELRRVCGGPPSAEATAGQIQQRIKKVQEWATRMT; this is translated from the coding sequence GTGACTACTACCGCCTCCCACCACCTCTCACCCGCCTTTCCCGGCCGCGCCCCCTGGGGTACGGCCGGCAAGCTGCGAGCCTGGCAGCAGGGTGCCATGGAGAAGTACATCCAGGAGCAGCCGCGTGACTTCCTCGCAGTCGCCACGCCCGGCGCAGGGAAGACCACCTTCGCGCTGACCCTCGCGTCATGGCTGCTGCACCACCATGTCGTGCAGCAGATCACCGTCGTCGCGCCGACCGAGCATCTGAAGAAGCAGTGGGCGGAGGCGGCCGCCCGGATAGGGATCAAGCTCGACCCCGAGTACAGCGCGGGACCTGTGAGCAAGGAGTACCACGGGGTCGCGGTCACGTACGCGGGTGTCGGCGTCCGTCCGATGCTGCACCGCAACCGGTGCGAGCAGCGCAAGACCCTCGTGATCCTCGACGAGATCCACCACGCCGGTGACTCGAAGTCGTGGGGTGAGGCCTGCCAGGAGGCGTTCGACCCGGCGACCCGGCGGCTCGCGCTCACCGGTACGCCGTTCCGGTCCGACACGAACCCGATCCCGTTCGTCGCGTACGAGGAGGGCAACGACGGGATCCGGCGGTCCTCGGCCGACTACACGTACGGGTACGGGAACGCCCTCGCCGACGGCGTCGTCCGCCCCGTGATCTTCCTCAGCTACAGCGGAAACATGCGCTGGCGCACCAAGGCCGGTGACGAGATCGCCGCCCGCCTCGGCGAGCCGATGACCAAGGACGCGATCGGGCAGGCCTGGCGGACCGCGCTGTCGCCCACCGGTGACTGGATCCCGAACGTCCTCTCGGCCGCCGACAAGCGGCTGACCGAAGTGCGCAAGGGCATTCCGGACGCGGGCGGTCTCGTCATCGCGACCGACCAGGAATCGGCGCGCGAGTACGCCAAGATCCTCAAGAAGGTCACCGGTGAGAAGGTGACCGTGGTCCTCTCCGACGAGAAGGCCGCGTCCAAGAAGATCGACAAGTTCAGCGAGGACGATTCGCGCTGGATGGTCGCGGTCCGGATGGTGTCGGAGGGCGTCGACGTGCCGCGCCTCGCGGTCGGTGTGTACGCGACCACGATCTCGACGCCGCTCTTCTTCGCACAGGCCGTCGGGCGTTTCGTCCGGTCGCGTCGGCGCGGTGAGACCGCTTCCGTATTCGTGCCGACCATCCCGATGCTCCTCGACTTCGCCAACGAGATGGAGGTGGAGCGGGACCACGTCCTCGACAAGCCCAAGAAGGGCAGTGACGAGGAGAACCCGTTCTCGGAGGAGGACAAGCTCCTCGCCGACGCGGAGCGACTGGAGGACGAGGAGACCGAGGAGCAGCTGCCGTTCGAGGCGCTGGAGTCCGACGCGGTCTTCGACCGGGTGTTGTACGACGGCGCCGAGTTCGGCATGCAGGCGCACCCGGGCAGCGAGGAGGAGCAGGACTACCTGGGCATCCCCGGGCTGCTCGAACCCGACCAGGTGCAGCTGCTGCTCCAGAAGCGGCAGACCCGGCAGATCGCGCACAGCAGGCAGAAGCCGGCCGGGGAGGCCGACCTGCTGGAGAAGCCGGCCGAGGCCCGGCCGGTGGTCACCCACAAGCAGTTGCTGGGGCTGCGCAAGCAGCTCAACACGATGGTGTCGGCGTACACGCACCAGAGCGGCAAGCCGCACGGAGTGATCCACACCGAGCTGCGACGGGTCTGCGGCGGGCCGCCGAGCGCGGAGGCGACGGCCGGACAGATCCAGCAGCGGATCAAGAAGGTGCAGGAGTGGGCCACGCGCATGACGTGA
- a CDS encoding DUF6571 family protein produces the protein MLTYENLLHVDLAPLSEAVAKWRNLPGQFKTIARKYENTVEKGLWDYDWEGEAANAARTKLGKVKRQIDAASEEATDIHLLFDDALHVFKSSQKKLKGLRDQIEQDKYLSIKPDGEVWFDAPADTPIDDLAALRKGYQESIIAYRESIRSCLTAADEVDDTLSWVLSQDGNGRERGFDAHTYRSIKEAKQGRAAAEKDLAALTELASARTAPDAETLTRINSLLKKHEGDPYFTERFATRLGPKKTLEFWTRIADRRQTGDERTKISAQIQKSLSRTLATASHSDSAAMERWKRQMVALGDDRVQMVDMGAATVSDGPYGYQVMSSLMRTGEYDKDFLTDYGRSLIDFEKDHKSTKLKDLWQPDGYETYLNFGPGTDHGLDPMAGYMDALGHNPDAAKTMFFSKDWGPHDKTDPDLQYLLKDREWPNGNWLVDNKRGYGYDELGHALEAATLGVPYDRPELGLRRDDTTANVMEQVVRLVGNDQGLVADKPGIGNSLAKMGAGYIDDLNWSVANFSDGDGGRASRDAAFGHLGEGHTFLKHDSALSFLQSVGQHEGGYEILSQAQEQYTVSGLKAHPNPDDELKMIIESGAKTHGILDQSRVTEIDHEYGEKTDEANRKLAEAAEWKKFGIGQGIGVGVGLATLPFGGPAAATGAAAVAQFAVPLIIEGAGGAIETDQGIEIDRELAKQEADFDREEEVDKREFVGLGRKRAGAALDAYIAVHPEVDDTAWWKEVRVGVERGYTNGDTEADQTDAD, from the coding sequence ATGCTGACGTACGAGAATCTCCTCCATGTAGATCTTGCTCCACTCTCGGAAGCGGTTGCGAAGTGGCGAAACCTGCCTGGTCAGTTCAAGACCATTGCGCGGAAGTACGAGAACACGGTCGAGAAGGGTTTGTGGGACTACGACTGGGAGGGTGAAGCAGCTAACGCCGCGCGGACCAAGCTCGGCAAGGTGAAGCGACAGATCGACGCGGCCTCCGAAGAGGCCACGGACATACATCTGCTTTTTGACGACGCGCTTCACGTTTTCAAATCGTCGCAGAAGAAGCTCAAAGGATTGCGCGACCAGATCGAGCAGGACAAGTACCTGTCGATCAAGCCGGACGGCGAGGTCTGGTTCGACGCCCCGGCTGATACACCGATAGACGACCTGGCTGCACTTCGGAAGGGCTACCAGGAGTCGATCATCGCCTACCGCGAGAGCATTCGGTCGTGCTTGACCGCGGCCGACGAGGTCGACGACACCCTCAGTTGGGTTCTCTCGCAGGACGGCAACGGCCGCGAGCGTGGCTTCGACGCGCACACGTACCGCAGCATCAAGGAAGCCAAGCAAGGAAGAGCGGCAGCTGAGAAGGACCTGGCAGCCCTGACAGAGCTTGCGTCAGCGCGGACGGCTCCGGATGCCGAGACGCTCACACGGATCAACAGCCTCCTGAAGAAGCACGAAGGTGATCCGTATTTCACTGAGCGGTTCGCGACTCGGCTGGGCCCCAAGAAGACACTGGAGTTCTGGACGAGGATCGCCGACCGCAGGCAGACCGGCGACGAGCGGACCAAGATTTCTGCTCAGATCCAGAAGTCTCTGAGCCGGACACTGGCGACCGCCTCTCACTCCGACAGCGCCGCCATGGAGCGCTGGAAGAGGCAGATGGTGGCGCTCGGTGACGACCGCGTTCAGATGGTCGACATGGGCGCAGCAACCGTCAGCGACGGACCGTACGGCTACCAGGTGATGAGCAGCCTGATGAGGACCGGTGAGTACGACAAGGACTTTCTCACCGACTACGGGCGAAGCCTCATCGACTTCGAGAAAGATCACAAGAGCACCAAACTCAAAGACCTGTGGCAGCCGGACGGGTACGAGACGTATCTCAACTTCGGGCCGGGGACGGACCACGGACTGGACCCCATGGCCGGCTACATGGACGCGCTCGGGCACAACCCGGACGCAGCGAAGACGATGTTCTTCTCCAAGGATTGGGGGCCGCACGACAAGACCGACCCCGATCTGCAGTATCTGCTCAAGGACCGGGAGTGGCCGAACGGGAACTGGCTGGTCGACAACAAGCGGGGCTACGGATATGACGAGTTGGGCCACGCGCTGGAAGCGGCGACTCTCGGCGTGCCGTACGACCGGCCGGAACTGGGGTTGCGACGGGACGACACGACGGCAAACGTCATGGAGCAGGTCGTGAGGCTGGTCGGCAACGACCAAGGTCTAGTTGCGGACAAGCCGGGGATCGGCAACAGCCTGGCCAAGATGGGTGCCGGTTATATCGATGACTTGAACTGGTCCGTCGCTAACTTCAGCGATGGCGACGGAGGAAGAGCTTCGCGGGACGCGGCGTTCGGTCATTTGGGCGAGGGGCACACCTTCTTGAAACATGACAGTGCCTTGAGTTTCCTTCAATCGGTTGGTCAGCACGAGGGTGGATACGAAATCCTTTCTCAGGCTCAGGAGCAGTACACGGTCAGCGGACTCAAGGCGCATCCGAATCCAGATGACGAGCTAAAGATGATCATTGAAAGCGGCGCCAAGACGCATGGAATTCTTGATCAGTCCCGCGTCACGGAGATTGATCACGAGTACGGCGAGAAGACGGACGAAGCCAATCGCAAACTTGCGGAAGCGGCTGAATGGAAGAAATTCGGGATCGGTCAGGGCATCGGTGTAGGTGTCGGGCTGGCGACATTGCCCTTTGGCGGTCCCGCCGCAGCCACTGGAGCCGCGGCCGTTGCCCAGTTCGCTGTCCCGCTGATTATCGAAGGTGCAGGGGGTGCGATTGAGACGGATCAGGGGATCGAGATCGATCGCGAACTGGCCAAGCAGGAGGCAGACTTCGATCGCGAAGAAGAGGTGGATAAGAGAGAGTTTGTTGGTCTGGGGCGCAAGCGAGCCGGAGCTGCCCTGGACGCATACATTGCGGTGCACCCGGAGGTGGATGACACCGCTTGGTGGAAGGAAGTAAGAGTCGGCGTTGAGCGTGGTTATACCAACGGTGACACCGAGGCCGATCAGACAGATGCGGACTGA
- the mycP gene encoding type VII secretion-associated serine protease mycosin, which yields MRTSSRGFTRQRTTVSTVVGLLLVAVAATPAHADSVRSMQWHLDAMKAEKMWETSTGDGVTVAVIDSGVDATNPDLAGQVLKGLNLEHNVSGDEFKDYNGHGTGMASIIAGTGKSRGGNGAFGLAPGAKILPIRIFDPTKAANQASADQAFNRDASTAIRYAVDHGVKIVNISLGHATGSQQLTAAVKYALDKGSLIFAAVGNSGDKANMVEYPAGTPGVVGVGAIGEDLRKTDESQYGGQVDLSAPGEDVVYACAGETGVCRGHGTSDATAIASASAALIWSKHPDWTNNQVLRVMLNTAGGPTSGAERTDYIGYGIVRPRIALKTPGDPGPAGEYPLPDLAAAESAQPSAKPSQATGSSEGDDKPATAAPAAGTDSNTGLWIGLGIGAAALTGAAVTALAIRSRRRKAAAAASPAYTHQPPYPYPSQHQPAPSAFGPPPAAPPGSNSPYGGGTTQGPYA from the coding sequence ATGCGCACCAGCAGCAGAGGATTCACCCGACAGCGAACCACGGTGTCGACTGTGGTGGGGCTCCTACTGGTGGCCGTCGCTGCCACACCAGCACATGCGGACTCCGTCCGCTCCATGCAGTGGCACCTCGACGCCATGAAGGCCGAGAAGATGTGGGAGACGAGTACCGGTGACGGCGTCACCGTTGCTGTCATCGACTCCGGAGTGGACGCGACGAATCCGGACCTTGCAGGTCAGGTTCTCAAGGGATTGAACCTGGAACACAATGTTTCAGGGGACGAATTCAAGGACTACAACGGTCACGGCACTGGAATGGCGAGCATCATCGCCGGGACAGGCAAGAGCCGTGGCGGCAACGGGGCTTTCGGGCTGGCTCCCGGAGCGAAAATTCTTCCTATCAGGATATTCGACCCCACTAAGGCCGCGAATCAGGCATCAGCTGACCAGGCGTTCAACAGAGATGCCTCAACTGCAATTCGATATGCGGTTGACCACGGGGTGAAGATTGTCAACATTTCCCTGGGGCATGCGACCGGGTCACAGCAATTGACGGCTGCCGTAAAATACGCGCTTGACAAGGGTTCGCTGATCTTCGCTGCTGTTGGAAACAGCGGTGACAAGGCGAACATGGTTGAGTATCCGGCCGGAACGCCGGGCGTCGTCGGGGTGGGTGCCATCGGCGAAGATCTCCGCAAGACGGATGAATCCCAGTACGGGGGGCAGGTGGACCTCTCAGCACCCGGTGAAGACGTGGTCTATGCATGTGCAGGGGAGACCGGCGTGTGCCGGGGGCACGGCACGAGCGACGCGACCGCCATCGCCTCCGCCTCGGCCGCCCTCATCTGGTCCAAGCACCCCGACTGGACCAACAACCAGGTCCTGCGCGTCATGCTCAACACGGCAGGCGGCCCGACGAGCGGCGCCGAGCGTACGGACTACATCGGTTACGGCATCGTCCGACCCCGCATCGCCCTGAAGACCCCCGGCGACCCCGGTCCGGCCGGCGAGTACCCACTGCCCGATCTTGCGGCGGCCGAGAGTGCCCAGCCCTCAGCCAAGCCCTCACAGGCGACCGGAAGTTCAGAGGGCGACGACAAGCCGGCTACCGCAGCCCCCGCAGCCGGCACCGACAGCAACACCGGTCTCTGGATCGGCCTCGGTATCGGTGCCGCAGCGCTCACCGGCGCAGCGGTCACCGCCCTGGCCATCCGCTCCCGCCGCCGCAAGGCGGCAGCAGCAGCGTCGCCCGCGTATACGCACCAACCGCCGTACCCGTACCCGTCTCAGCACCAGCCCGCACCGTCGGCCTTCGGTCCCCCTCCTGCCGCTCCGCCCGGCTCCAACTCGCCGTACGGAGGCGGCACGACGCAGGGCCCTTACGCCTGA
- a CDS encoding MFS transporter has translation MTALEPRDAAVSPHAVDAPVVAESEGLLGRTYRALSIGIVSVVFLIAFEATAVGTAMPVAARELHGIPLYAFAFSAYFTTSLFAMVLSGQWADRRGPLAPLATGISAFGVGLLLSGTAGGMWMFIAGRAVQGLGGGLVIVALYVVVSRAYPERIRPAIMAAFAASWVVPSVVGPLAAGSVTEHLGWRWVFVGIPVLVVFPLALALPAIRRMASGPADPSAPVEPYDRRRIGLALGISLGAGLLQYAGQERNWFALVPAAAGVALLVPAVRGLLPAGTGRAARGLPSVVLLRGIAAGSFIAAESFVPLMLVTQRGLSPTMAGLSLAAGGGTWALGSYVQARPRLEPYRERLMVGGMVLVVAAIAGAPSVLIASVPVWTVAVAWAVGCFGMGMVIASTSVLLLKLSAPEEAGANSAALQISDGLSNVLLLAAGGAAFAALGGGAVGAAHEAVEAGASGAHPGAFAVVFLPMAGVALVGAWVAGRVRVKP, from the coding sequence ATGACCGCCCTCGAACCGCGTGACGCCGCTGTCTCGCCCCATGCTGTGGACGCTCCCGTCGTCGCCGAATCCGAAGGGCTGCTGGGCCGGACCTATCGGGCGCTCAGCATCGGCATCGTCTCCGTCGTGTTCCTGATCGCCTTCGAGGCGACCGCCGTCGGGACCGCGATGCCGGTCGCCGCCCGTGAACTGCACGGCATTCCGTTGTACGCGTTCGCGTTCTCCGCGTACTTCACGACCAGTCTCTTCGCCATGGTGCTGTCCGGGCAGTGGGCGGACCGGCGCGGGCCGCTGGCGCCGCTGGCCACCGGGATCAGTGCTTTCGGGGTCGGGCTGCTGCTGTCGGGGACAGCGGGCGGCATGTGGATGTTCATCGCCGGGCGGGCCGTGCAGGGGCTCGGTGGCGGACTGGTGATCGTGGCGTTGTACGTGGTGGTCAGCCGGGCCTATCCGGAGCGGATCCGGCCGGCGATCATGGCCGCTTTCGCCGCGAGCTGGGTCGTCCCGTCCGTCGTCGGGCCGCTCGCCGCCGGCAGCGTGACCGAGCATCTCGGCTGGCGCTGGGTCTTCGTCGGGATTCCGGTGCTGGTGGTCTTCCCGCTGGCCCTCGCGCTGCCCGCGATCCGGCGCATGGCGTCCGGGCCTGCCGATCCGTCGGCGCCCGTCGAGCCGTACGACCGCCGGCGCATCGGTCTGGCGCTCGGTATTTCGTTGGGGGCCGGTCTGTTGCAGTACGCCGGGCAGGAGCGGAACTGGTTTGCGCTGGTTCCGGCCGCCGCGGGTGTCGCTCTGCTCGTTCCCGCCGTACGGGGGCTGCTGCCCGCGGGGACCGGGCGCGCGGCGCGCGGGCTGCCGTCGGTGGTGCTGCTGCGCGGGATCGCCGCCGGGTCGTTCATCGCCGCCGAGTCCTTCGTGCCGCTGATGCTGGTGACGCAGCGCGGGCTGTCCCCGACGATGGCCGGGCTGTCGCTCGCCGCCGGGGGCGGGACCTGGGCGCTCGGCTCGTACGTACAGGCCCGGCCGCGCCTGGAGCCGTACCGGGAACGGCTGATGGTGGGCGGCATGGTGCTGGTCGTGGCGGCGATCGCGGGCGCACCGTCGGTGCTGATCGCGTCGGTGCCGGTGTGGACGGTGGCCGTCGCCTGGGCCGTCGGGTGCTTCGGCATGGGCATGGTGATCGCTTCGACGAGTGTGCTGCTGCTGAAGCTGTCGGCGCCGGAGGAGGCGGGGGCCAACTCCGCCGCGCTGCAGATCTCCGACGGGCTGTCGAACGTGCTGTTGCTGGCCGCGGGGGGCGCGGCGTTCGCCGCGCTCGGCGGTGGTGCGGTGGGGGCGGCGCACGAGGCCGTGGAAGCGGGGGCGTCCGGGGCACATCCGGGGGCCTTCGCGGTGGTGTTCCTGCCGATGGCGGGGGTGGCCCTGGTGGGGGCGTGGGTGGCGGGCCGGGTGCGGGTGAAGCCCTAG
- a CDS encoding acyltransferase family protein, with product MDKPLPRSATAVGSPQGTARAERARDPWWDNARFVSATLIVILHTAGSIMEKEEVLHSFHIASWAFRVPAFVMLAGVFSSAGPLGPRPLRSLLQSIVLPALVFSLFFSLESRWLGAEFTLHIVQLPWTLWFLMSLFFWRLLLPLVVQLRHPLLVTTGVSLAVGYVDDFGMAFSASRTLVYLPLVYLGWRIGQGYLHSWFTSRWSLPVAVAGILASCVVGWLWHRDIKGNWLSMRHPYSVADPLSLEFAWVIRLLVLASAAALVLCLLRLMPRRRLPLISALGAGGFTIYLLHPLVILPFREQGWISRVNTPVEIVGLVLCAILLTMVLGSPPVRRLVRPLTRPSISWLLAPAPARQQPVFTTTTPAPSTATATIPSPRSAAEQQTTAP from the coding sequence ATGGACAAACCACTCCCGAGATCCGCCACCGCCGTCGGCAGCCCCCAAGGGACTGCGCGGGCCGAGCGGGCCAGAGATCCATGGTGGGACAACGCTCGGTTCGTCTCCGCCACGCTGATCGTGATTCTGCACACCGCGGGCAGCATCATGGAGAAGGAGGAGGTGCTGCACTCCTTCCACATCGCCAGCTGGGCCTTCCGGGTGCCGGCCTTCGTCATGCTGGCCGGCGTGTTCAGCAGCGCGGGTCCTCTCGGCCCCCGCCCCCTGCGCTCCCTGCTGCAGAGCATCGTGCTGCCCGCCCTGGTGTTCAGTCTGTTCTTCTCGCTGGAGAGCCGCTGGCTCGGCGCCGAGTTCACCCTGCACATCGTCCAGTTGCCGTGGACCCTGTGGTTCCTGATGTCCCTCTTCTTCTGGCGGCTGCTGCTGCCGCTCGTCGTGCAACTGCGCCACCCGCTGCTCGTCACCACGGGCGTCTCCCTCGCGGTGGGGTACGTCGACGACTTCGGGATGGCCTTCTCCGCCAGTCGGACCCTTGTCTATCTGCCGTTGGTCTACCTCGGCTGGCGGATCGGCCAGGGCTATCTGCACTCCTGGTTCACCAGCCGTTGGAGCCTGCCCGTGGCAGTCGCCGGGATCCTGGCCTCCTGTGTCGTCGGGTGGCTCTGGCACCGGGACATCAAGGGCAACTGGCTGTCTATGCGCCACCCCTACTCTGTCGCCGATCCGCTGAGCCTGGAATTTGCCTGGGTCATCAGGCTGCTGGTGCTGGCCTCGGCCGCGGCCCTGGTGCTCTGCCTGCTGAGACTGATGCCCCGACGGCGGCTGCCGCTGATCTCCGCGTTGGGCGCCGGCGGCTTCACCATCTATCTGCTGCATCCGCTGGTCATCCTGCCGTTCCGCGAGCAGGGCTGGATCTCCCGGGTGAACACCCCGGTCGAGATCGTCGGTCTGGTGCTCTGCGCGATCCTGCTGACGATGGTGCTCGGCTCCCCGCCGGTCCGCCGGCTGGTCCGGCCACTGACCCGGCCGTCCATCAGCTGGCTGCTCGCCCCTGCCCCGGCACGTCAGCAGCCGGTGTTCACGACAACGACACCGGCCCCGTCCACAGCGACGGCGACGATTCCGTCGCCCCGCAGTGCCGCCGAGCAGCAGACCACGGCGCCTTGA
- a CDS encoding xanthine dehydrogenase family protein molybdopterin-binding subunit, whose product MSNDAATAANATRTTLTTPPVDSPDTEPPVFGIGASLPPADARAKTEGTFPYAADLWAEGLLWAAVLRSPHPHARILSIDTSAAAEMPGVRTVVTHEDVPGDGAYGRRVVDRPVFASELVRHHGEPIAAVAADHPDTARLAAAAIVVEYEILEPVTDPEKAFEAEPLHPDGNLIRHIPLRYGDPDIAGEVIVEGLYRIGRQDPAPIGAEAGLAVPRPDGGVEIYTASTDPHTDRDLAAACFGLEPDRVKIVVTGVPGATGDREDPGFQLPLGLLALRTGCPVKLAATREESFLGHAHRHPTLLRYRHHADAEGRLVKVEAQILLDAGAYADASSESLAAAVAFACGPYVVPHAFIEGWAVRTNNPPSGHVRGEGAMQVCAAYEGQMDKLAAKLGIEPAELRLRNSLSTGDILPTGQTVTCPAPVAELLRAVRDFPLPTLPKDSPEDDWLLPGGPEGAGEPGAVRRGVGYALGMVHMLGAEGADEVSTATVKVHDGVATVICAAVETGQGFSTLARQVVQETLGIEEVHVASVDTDQPPAGPATHGRHTWVSAGAVERAAKMVRTQLLQPLAHKFGMSTELLQIANGKITSYDGVLSTTVTEAMDGKELWATAQCRPHPTEPLDESGQGDAFVGLAFCAVRAVVDVDIELGSIRVVEMAVAQDVGRVLNPSQLATRIEAGITQGIGTALTENLRTARGLIRHPDLTGYALPTALDAPDIRIVKLVEERDVVAPFGAKPASAVPVVTSPAAVAAAVRAATGRPINRLPIRPQAAVAAVNS is encoded by the coding sequence GTGAGCAACGACGCAGCCACCGCGGCCAACGCGACCCGTACGACGCTCACCACCCCGCCGGTCGACAGCCCCGACACCGAGCCGCCCGTGTTCGGCATCGGCGCCTCGCTGCCGCCCGCCGACGCCCGTGCCAAGACCGAGGGCACCTTCCCGTACGCGGCCGACCTCTGGGCCGAGGGACTGCTGTGGGCGGCGGTGCTGCGTTCCCCGCACCCGCACGCCCGAATCCTGTCCATCGACACCAGCGCCGCGGCCGAGATGCCGGGCGTACGCACGGTCGTCACGCACGAGGACGTCCCCGGCGACGGTGCGTACGGCCGCCGTGTGGTCGACCGCCCGGTCTTCGCGTCCGAACTGGTCCGCCACCACGGCGAGCCGATCGCCGCGGTCGCCGCCGACCACCCCGACACGGCCCGCCTCGCGGCGGCGGCGATCGTCGTCGAGTACGAGATCCTCGAACCGGTCACCGACCCGGAGAAGGCCTTCGAGGCCGAGCCCCTGCACCCCGACGGCAACCTGATCCGTCACATCCCGCTGCGCTACGGCGACCCGGACATCGCGGGCGAGGTCATCGTCGAGGGCCTGTACCGCATCGGCCGACAGGACCCGGCGCCGATCGGTGCCGAGGCCGGACTCGCGGTGCCCCGCCCGGACGGCGGCGTGGAGATCTACACCGCATCCACCGACCCGCACACCGACCGCGACCTCGCCGCCGCCTGCTTCGGTCTGGAACCGGACCGGGTGAAGATCGTCGTCACCGGTGTCCCCGGCGCGACCGGCGACCGCGAGGACCCGGGCTTCCAACTGCCGCTCGGCCTGCTCGCCCTGCGCACCGGCTGCCCGGTCAAACTGGCCGCCACCCGCGAGGAGTCCTTCCTCGGACACGCCCACCGCCACCCGACGCTGCTCCGCTACCGCCACCACGCGGACGCGGAAGGCCGACTGGTGAAGGTGGAGGCGCAGATCCTCCTCGACGCGGGCGCGTACGCCGACGCCTCGTCCGAGTCCCTGGCCGCAGCGGTGGCCTTCGCCTGCGGTCCGTACGTCGTTCCGCACGCCTTCATCGAAGGCTGGGCGGTCCGTACGAACAACCCGCCGTCCGGCCATGTGCGCGGCGAGGGCGCGATGCAGGTCTGCGCCGCGTACGAGGGGCAGATGGACAAACTGGCGGCGAAGCTGGGCATCGAACCTGCCGAACTCCGCCTGCGCAACTCCCTCTCGACCGGCGACATCCTGCCCACCGGCCAGACCGTCACGTGCCCCGCCCCGGTCGCGGAACTCCTGCGAGCGGTACGGGACTTCCCGCTCCCCACCCTCCCGAAGGACTCTCCCGAGGACGACTGGCTGCTGCCGGGCGGCCCGGAGGGCGCGGGCGAGCCGGGCGCGGTGCGCCGCGGCGTCGGCTACGCGCTGGGCATGGTCCACATGCTCGGCGCCGAGGGGGCGGACGAGGTCTCCACGGCCACGGTCAAGGTCCACGACGGCGTCGCCACGGTCATCTGCGCGGCGGTCGAAACCGGCCAGGGTTTCTCGACCCTGGCCCGCCAGGTGGTCCAGGAGACCCTGGGCATCGAGGAGGTCCACGTCGCCTCGGTCGACACCGACCAGCCCCCGGCCGGCCCCGCCACGCACGGCCGCCACACCTGGGTCTCCGCCGGGGCCGTCGAACGGGCCGCCAAGATGGTCCGTACCCAGCTCCTCCAGCCGCTGGCCCACAAGTTCGGCATGTCCACGGAGTTGCTCCAGATCGCCAACGGCAAGATCACGTCGTACGACGGAGTGCTGTCCACGACGGTCACAGAAGCGATGGACGGCAAAGAGCTCTGGGCCACCGCCCAGTGCCGCCCCCACCCCACCGAGCCACTCGACGAGTCCGGCCAGGGCGACGCGTTCGTCGGCCTCGCCTTCTGCGCGGTCCGTGCGGTCGTGGACGTCGACATCGAACTCGGCTCGATCCGTGTGGTGGAGATGGCCGTCGCCCAGGATGTCGGCCGGGTCCTCAACCCGTCCCAGCTGGCGACCCGTATCGAAGCCGGCATCACTCAGGGCATCGGCACGGCACTGACCGAGAACCTCCGCACGGCCCGCGGTCTGATCCGCCACCCCGACCTAACGGGTTACGCATTGCCGACAGCGCTTGACGCGCCGGACATTCGCATCGTGAAACTCGTCGAGGAACGCGACGTGGTGGCCCCCTTCGGCGCGAAGCCCGCCTCGGCGGTCCCGGTGGTGACGTCCCCGGCAGCTGTGGCCGCGGCAGTTCGCGCGGCGACCGGTCGCCCGATAAACCGCCTCCCGATCCGACCGCAGGCGGCTGTGGCGGCGGTCAACTCCTGA
- a CDS encoding GntR family transcriptional regulator, whose amino-acid sequence MSEDLDRTRPVWRQVAAVITARIAEGVYPVGGKVPSVVELSTEFGIAASTAQKALTHLKAEGLIRTEVGLGSFVADGVS is encoded by the coding sequence ATGAGCGAGGATCTTGACCGAACGCGCCCTGTGTGGCGCCAGGTGGCGGCAGTGATCACTGCTCGCATCGCGGAGGGCGTCTACCCGGTGGGCGGAAAGGTCCCCAGTGTGGTGGAGCTGTCGACGGAGTTCGGGATTGCGGCCTCGACGGCTCAGAAGGCGTTGACCCATCTGAAGGCCGAAGGTCTCATCCGTACCGAGGTCGGGCTCGGTTCGTTCGTTGCCGATGGGGTGTCGTAG